The following are encoded together in the Oncorhynchus nerka isolate Pitt River linkage group LG25, Oner_Uvic_2.0, whole genome shotgun sequence genome:
- the LOC135564499 gene encoding uncharacterized protein LOC135564499 isoform X3, with the protein MAVALFMMSSAQIYSDIDILLLIGMSVLQVAQREDGDPQREGKEVVEEEPVATPKEEAKKGRKAKRKRSGKKSRKLGTDNDAVSRNKHLDRGSVIELLEKKAVKAAFGPGNKDEMEYSYPILISFLRNLTDEQWQVIYKGLKNPMTKEQLAKLCKTIVTFIAQTTLQILLPALARVLGVKDFADDDTDSPKRGGSARSFAAFDQERLELIQEVRYLAKKMYKGGTGVQHLRSLTPSSKSSQSSVKVHLGMTEDRIIKSVQEQLSDQNILSSCPPELTVGLIKVVVEQLNSALSATISRAISGQSSLFLLVTRPLNKWSTWSRNVLMITPLQRTRAPPLY; encoded by the exons ATGGCTGTAGCTCTATTTATGATGTCCTCTGCACAGATCTACTCTGACATTGACATATTATTACTTATTGGAATGTCTGTCCTTCAGGTAGCACAGAGGGAGGATGGTGATCCTcagagggaaggaaaggaagttGTTGAGGAAGAACCGGTGGCCACGCCCAAAGAGGAGGCCAAGAAGGGAAGGAAG GCAAAAAGGAAGAGGAGTGGCAAGAAGTCAAGGAAGCTGGGCACTGACAACGATGCAG TCTCCAGGAATAAACACCTGGATAGAGGATCTGTAATTGAGCTCCTGGAGAAGAAAGCTGTTAAGGCTGCATTCGGCCCAGGCAACAAGGATGAGATGGAATACTCCTACCCAATCCTCATCTCATTCCTGCGCAATCTTACTGATGA GCAGTGGCAAGTGATCTACAAAGGACTAAAAAACCCT ATGACGAAGGAACAGCTTGCCAAATTGTGCAAGACAATTGTAACCTTCATCGCACAGACCACCCTGCAGATCCTGCTGCCAGCCCTGGCCCGCGTACTTGGGGTAAAGGACTTTGCTGACGACGACACTGACTCACCCAAGAGGGGTGGCAGTGCAAGATCCTTTGCTGCCTTTGATCAGGAAAGACTGGAGCTCATCCAGGAAGTTAGATATCTGGCGAAGAAAATGTATAAGGGCGGCACAGGGGTTCAACATCTCAGGTCCCTAACACCCTCTTCTAAGAG TTCCCAGAGCTCAGTGAAAGTCCACCTGGGAATGACAGAGGACAGAATCATCAAAAGTGTCCAGGAGCAACTGTCTGATCAAAATATCCTGTCCTCTTGCCCACCTGAGCTGACTGTTGGTCTTATCAAGGTGGTGGTCGAACAGCTTAACTCTGCCCTCTCTGCGACCATCAGCAGAGCCATTTCAGGGCAGTCCTCCCTATTTCTTCTGGTAACCAGGCCGCTGAACAAATGGTCAACATGGTCCAGAAATGTTTTGATGATCACGCCACTCCAGAGGACCAGAGCTCCACCTCTGTATTAG
- the LOC135564499 gene encoding uncharacterized protein LOC135564499 isoform X5 — MSYVAQREDGDPQREGKEVVEEEPVATPKEEAKKGRKAKRKRSGKKSRKLGTDNDAVSRNKHLDRGSVIELLEKKAVKAAFGPGNKDEMEYSYPILISFLRNLTDEQWQVIYKGLKNPMTKEQLAKLCKTIVTFIAQTTLQILLPALARVLGVKDFADDDTDSPKRGGSARSFAAFDQERLELIQEVRYLAKKMYKGGTGVQHLRSLTPSSKSSQSSVKVHLGMTEDRIIKSVQEQLSDQNILSSCPPELTVGLIKVVVEQLNSALSATISRAISGQSSLFLLVTRPLNKWSTWSRNVLMITPLQRTRAPPLY, encoded by the exons ATGTCATAC GTAGCACAGAGGGAGGATGGTGATCCTcagagggaaggaaaggaagttGTTGAGGAAGAACCGGTGGCCACGCCCAAAGAGGAGGCCAAGAAGGGAAGGAAG GCAAAAAGGAAGAGGAGTGGCAAGAAGTCAAGGAAGCTGGGCACTGACAACGATGCAG TCTCCAGGAATAAACACCTGGATAGAGGATCTGTAATTGAGCTCCTGGAGAAGAAAGCTGTTAAGGCTGCATTCGGCCCAGGCAACAAGGATGAGATGGAATACTCCTACCCAATCCTCATCTCATTCCTGCGCAATCTTACTGATGA GCAGTGGCAAGTGATCTACAAAGGACTAAAAAACCCT ATGACGAAGGAACAGCTTGCCAAATTGTGCAAGACAATTGTAACCTTCATCGCACAGACCACCCTGCAGATCCTGCTGCCAGCCCTGGCCCGCGTACTTGGGGTAAAGGACTTTGCTGACGACGACACTGACTCACCCAAGAGGGGTGGCAGTGCAAGATCCTTTGCTGCCTTTGATCAGGAAAGACTGGAGCTCATCCAGGAAGTTAGATATCTGGCGAAGAAAATGTATAAGGGCGGCACAGGGGTTCAACATCTCAGGTCCCTAACACCCTCTTCTAAGAG TTCCCAGAGCTCAGTGAAAGTCCACCTGGGAATGACAGAGGACAGAATCATCAAAAGTGTCCAGGAGCAACTGTCTGATCAAAATATCCTGTCCTCTTGCCCACCTGAGCTGACTGTTGGTCTTATCAAGGTGGTGGTCGAACAGCTTAACTCTGCCCTCTCTGCGACCATCAGCAGAGCCATTTCAGGGCAGTCCTCCCTATTTCTTCTGGTAACCAGGCCGCTGAACAAATGGTCAACATGGTCCAGAAATGTTTTGATGATCACGCCACTCCAGAGGACCAGAGCTCCACCTCTGTATTAG
- the LOC135564499 gene encoding uncharacterized protein LOC135564499 isoform X1, protein MTVIAEMVGELEKEDPELAKVFREVAVKVKMLASGSDLVVEHLDVEDSPVPEELNITCTSCKAMMQNLGTLFSVKFKTKASKAVSEILVRRLMSDISGMVQPSHSFSTTPSLMNASSPSDRILDSAATELIQTKVESEASKIIDNFVEDVKDIVQYAELDQPTSTQRDTQVGHCTTKRKPFHAARRLCERLQAKLETLFLRMGGAPVQGEELMEKADSSAVLLEHTDSSAVLLEHTDSSDLPVSILSLPSPCRSESPISERSSSSLSDGCDSTDSVGEKTPEQPETSKSEAILQVVNSTGLGSLRKCQSENSQPLLSLCNSNMVPCTKEVLSQIVTMYRSEVADLECTSSVAEGSSYNSLEVCGFLDSVMSYLEDMPVSGSSWLEGLRDTPASVIEKLSSEEFQMNATNEVRKILIKSVSSFPSKVSSSQTDSQMLPAKSTISLRHTDITAFEIVGSITNDMKSLFPPTESSTTLWQADSMLQQSDEKTSEYTEATPKGSQSGLEVSEKKIWTTAKTIYHNVKTKMRNYFTWQNQVKATTAQAKKTLSHILVSIQKELSKSDQTVTALSQIENVVGMMLKDVERVSSECGEEPIYQAPQRSSSSLSSSSARSKKSEWEYSLPGTPISSDLPESITQPIVRCSVIDMGKSTKPKTLVCDARESMSAIVDTIIKEVHPEEEGEVAFHPDLTAAIARLEELISQGRIGALSRDLTHQVNRIISESNLTPLVLTVAAGKSVSDTVLTELKRNDKTVGKPTAYKLVQLFAEESVKRLLLPSLVPSTASMSLATSAFSDTVSLFTKVMVSQVMDSVVSDEQSRGSSPTGTVTDIGSLLSGKSYPLPSFSAISMTTSGTSNAARGFEANIDAEERDTISSFGVPQSIVCDQNSTSPDVASLSTPSTDNFVGDDDFTGLISMLVVRLLSKIQTQTDLYPTDVTRTSQDLIPKVIAAFCAWSGCSETQAYPKNLKSHKVYSTVYKHLLKEFGSEKILQLAVSTQDSTFNRILVKSLSKELLHSCNEASRAASRTSFEATRPEALLMAEDVKATRGKLSFLQRLARLKFDLKPFMMGNKKDSKKNSRHSESKDQTTAEDIMSFTFDINKRRTGWSCRLPRPWPRRTLGATCSLTSQPSPLRPTLLWSAPPRGLRKRGTG, encoded by the exons ATGACTGTTATCGCAGAGATGGTGGGTGAATTGGAAAAAGAAGATCCGGAATTGGCTAAGGTTTTTCGAGAAGTGGCTGTGAAAGTTAAAATGTTGGCATCTGGCAGTGACCTTGTAGTGGAGCACCTGGATGTTGAAGACTCTCCTGTTCCAGAGGAGCTGAACATAACATGTACATCTTGCAAAGCAATGATGCAAAATCTTGGCACTCTGTTTAGTGTGAAGTTCAAGACCAAAGCCTCAAAGGCTGTGAGTGAAATTCTTGTGAGAAGGTTAATGAGCGATATCTCTGGTATGGTTCAACCTTCTCATTCGTTTAGTACCACTCCAAGCTTGATGAATGCATCTAGCCCATCTGACAGGATCCTTGATTCTGCGGCCACTGAGCTCATACAGACCAAAGTAGAATCAGAGGCATCAAAAATAATTGATAACTTTGTTGAAGATGTCAAGGACATTGTGCAGTATGCTGAATTAGATCAGCCAACAAGCACCCAGAGAGATACCCAAGTGGGACACTGTACGACAAAGCGGAAACCCTTCCATGCAGCTCGTAGACTCTGCGAGAGACTACAGGCAAAGCTGGAGACATTGTTCCTCAGAATGGGTGGAGCTCCAGTCCAAGGGGAAGAACTTATGGAAAAAGCTGACTCCAGTGCTGTGCTTCTGGAACATACTGACTCCAGTGCTGTGCTTCTGGAACATACTGACTCCAGTGATCTGCCTGTTTCAATCCTGAGCTTGCCTTCCCCATGTAGGAGTGAATCCCCTATATCAGAACGTAGTTCATCTTCTTTATCTGATGGATGTGATTCAACTGACTCTGTAGGAGAGAAAACACCAGAGCAACCTGAAACCAGTAAGAGTGAGGCAATACTGCAAGTGGTCAACTCAACGGGACTTGGTTCTCTCCGTAAATGCCAAAGTGAGAACTCTCAAccattactgtctctctgtaattCCAACATGGTGCCCTGCACCAAAGAGGTCTTGTCCCAGATTGTGACCATGTATAGGTCAGAGGTGGCAGATTTGGAATGCACATCATCTGTTGCAGAGGGTTCCTCTTACAACTCCCTTGAAGTCTGTGGCTTTTTGGACAGTGTCATGTCTTATCTAGAAGACATGCCTGTGTCTGGTTCTTCATGGTTGGAAGGATTAAGAGATACTCCAGCCTCAGTCATTGAGAAACTCTCCAGTGAGGAGTTCCAGATGAACGCTACCAACGAAGTGCGAAAAATACTGATCAAATCAGTCAGTAGCTTTCCCAGCAAAGTCAGTTCCAGCCAGACAGATTCTCAGATGTTGCCAGCAAAATCAACAATTTCCTTAAGGCATACAGATATAACTGCTTTTGAAATCGTTGGATCAATTACAAATGACATGAAGAGCCTTTTCCCACCCACAGAGTCTTCTACTACTCTATGGCAGGCAGACTCTATGCTTCAACAGAGTGATGAGAAAACCTCAGAGTACACTGAGGCCACACCCAAAGGCTCACAGTCTGGTTTGGAAGTATCTGAGAAGAAGATCTGGACAACTGCAAAGACTATTTACCACAATGTGAAGACAAAGATGAGGAATTATTTTACATGGCAAAATCAAGTcaaagcaacaacggctcaagcCAAAAAGACCCTCAGCCATATTCTGGTTTCAATTCAGAAAGAGCTGTCAAAATCTGACCAAACGGTGACTGCGCTTTCACAAATAGAGAATGTAGTTGGAATGATGCTGAAGGATGTTGAAAGGGTAAGCAGTGAATGTGGTGAGGAACCGATCTATCAAGCGCCACAGCGTTCTTCCTCCTCGTTGTCATCCTCATCTGCCAGATCAAAGAAGTCAGAGTGGGAATATTCACTCCCTGGCACTCCCATCTCTTCTGATTTACCAGAGAGTATTACTCAGCCCATTGTGAGATGCTCAGTCATCGACATGGGCAAATCTACTAAGCCAAAAACATTGGTGTGTGATGCCAGGGAAAGCATGTCTGCAATAGTGGATACCATCATAAAGGAGGTACAtccagaggaagaaggggaggttGCATTCCACCCTGATCTAACAGCTGCAATAGCAAGACTGGAGGAGCTCATATCTCAGGGTAGGATTGGTGCTCTCTCACGTGATCTTACTCACCAAGTCAACCGCATCATTTCTGAGAGCAACTTGACCCCTCTGGTTCTGACAGTGGCGGCTGGAAAGAGTGTATCCGATACAGTCCTTACTGAGCTGAAGAGGAATGACAAGACGGTGGGGAAGCCCACAGCTTACAAGCTGGTTCAGCTTTTTGCAGAGGAGTCTGTGAAGCGCCTCTTGCTTCCTAGCCTTGTGCCCTCTACAGCTTCAATGAGTTTGGCTACATCAGCATTTAGTGACACAGTCAGCCTGTTTACCAAAGTAATGGTAAGCCAGGTCATGGACTCTGTGGTTTCTGATGAACAAAGCAGAGGGTCATCTCCAACCGGAACTGTAACTGATATAGGCAGTCTACTGAGTGGTAAGTCCTACCCTCTGCCATCTTTCTCCGCCATCAGCATGACAACAAGTGGGACCTCCAATGCTGCACGAGGCTTTGAGGCCAACATAGATGCTGAGGAAAGGGATACCATCAGTTCTTTCGGTGTACCTCAGAGCATTGTTTGTGATCAGAATTCAACCAGCCCGGATGTTGCCTCGCTTTCAACCCCATCCACTGACAACTTCGTCGGTGATGATGACTTCACCGGCCTCATCAGCATGTTAGTGGTGAGACTTCTGTCAAAAATCCAAACCCAAACTGATCTGTACCCAACTGACGTCACACGCACGTCACAAGACCTGATTCCAAAAGTTATAGCTGCCTTCTGTGCATGGTCAGGCTGCTCTGAGACCCAAGCTTATCCCAAGAACCTGAAGAGTCACAAAGTATACAGCACCGTCTACAAACATCTGTTGAAGGAGTTTGGCTCAGAGAAAATACTCCAACTGGCCGTGTCGACTCAGGACTCCACATTCAATAGGATTCTTGTGAAGTCATTGAGCAAGGAGCTTCTCCATAGTTGTAACGAGGCATCAAGAGCAGCCTCAAGAACATCTTTCGAAGCCACCAGGCCAGAAGCTCTTCTCATGGCTGAAGATGTGAAGGCTACCAGAGGGAAGCTGTCTTTCCTACAAAGGCTTGCCAGACTGAAATTCGACTTAAAG CCATTCATGATGGGAAACAAGAAGGATTCCAAGAAGAATTCCCGCCATTCTGAATCCAAAGACCAGACTACTGCTGAAGATATCATGT CTTTTACCTTCGACATCAACAAGCGACGCACGGGCTGGTCCTGCAGACTCCCACGCCCATGGCCCAGGAGAACGCTGGGGGCCACCTGCTCACTCACGTCCCAGCCATCTCCTTTGAGACCGACTCTACTGTGGAGTGCACCTCCAAGAGGACTCCGGAAGAGAGGGACCGGGTGA
- the LOC135564499 gene encoding uncharacterized protein LOC135564499 isoform X4, translating into MDEEKVAQREDGDPQREGKEVVEEEPVATPKEEAKKGRKAKRKRSGKKSRKLGTDNDAVSRNKHLDRGSVIELLEKKAVKAAFGPGNKDEMEYSYPILISFLRNLTDEQWQVIYKGLKNPMTKEQLAKLCKTIVTFIAQTTLQILLPALARVLGVKDFADDDTDSPKRGGSARSFAAFDQERLELIQEVRYLAKKMYKGGTGVQHLRSLTPSSKSSQSSVKVHLGMTEDRIIKSVQEQLSDQNILSSCPPELTVGLIKVVVEQLNSALSATISRAISGQSSLFLLVTRPLNKWSTWSRNVLMITPLQRTRAPPLY; encoded by the exons ATGGATGAGGAAAAG GTAGCACAGAGGGAGGATGGTGATCCTcagagggaaggaaaggaagttGTTGAGGAAGAACCGGTGGCCACGCCCAAAGAGGAGGCCAAGAAGGGAAGGAAG GCAAAAAGGAAGAGGAGTGGCAAGAAGTCAAGGAAGCTGGGCACTGACAACGATGCAG TCTCCAGGAATAAACACCTGGATAGAGGATCTGTAATTGAGCTCCTGGAGAAGAAAGCTGTTAAGGCTGCATTCGGCCCAGGCAACAAGGATGAGATGGAATACTCCTACCCAATCCTCATCTCATTCCTGCGCAATCTTACTGATGA GCAGTGGCAAGTGATCTACAAAGGACTAAAAAACCCT ATGACGAAGGAACAGCTTGCCAAATTGTGCAAGACAATTGTAACCTTCATCGCACAGACCACCCTGCAGATCCTGCTGCCAGCCCTGGCCCGCGTACTTGGGGTAAAGGACTTTGCTGACGACGACACTGACTCACCCAAGAGGGGTGGCAGTGCAAGATCCTTTGCTGCCTTTGATCAGGAAAGACTGGAGCTCATCCAGGAAGTTAGATATCTGGCGAAGAAAATGTATAAGGGCGGCACAGGGGTTCAACATCTCAGGTCCCTAACACCCTCTTCTAAGAG TTCCCAGAGCTCAGTGAAAGTCCACCTGGGAATGACAGAGGACAGAATCATCAAAAGTGTCCAGGAGCAACTGTCTGATCAAAATATCCTGTCCTCTTGCCCACCTGAGCTGACTGTTGGTCTTATCAAGGTGGTGGTCGAACAGCTTAACTCTGCCCTCTCTGCGACCATCAGCAGAGCCATTTCAGGGCAGTCCTCCCTATTTCTTCTGGTAACCAGGCCGCTGAACAAATGGTCAACATGGTCCAGAAATGTTTTGATGATCACGCCACTCCAGAGGACCAGAGCTCCACCTCTGTATTAG
- the LOC135564499 gene encoding uncharacterized protein LOC135564499 isoform X2, whose product MTVIAEMVGELEKEDPELAKVFREVAVKVKMLASGSDLVVEHLDVEDSPVPEELNITCTSCKAMMQNLGTLFSVKFKTKASKAVSEILVRRLMSDISGMVQPSHSFSTTPSLMNASSPSDRILDSAATELIQTKVESEASKIIDNFVEDVKDIVQYAELDQPTSTQRDTQVGHCTTKRKPFHAARRLCERLQAKLETLFLRMGGAPVQGEELMEKADSSAVLLEHTDSSAVLLEHTDSSDLPVSILSLPSPCRSESPISERSSSSLSDGCDSTDSVGEKTPEQPETSKSEAILQVVNSTGLGSLRKCQSENSQPLLSLCNSNMVPCTKEVLSQIVTMYRSEVADLECTSSVAEGSSYNSLEVCGFLDSVMSYLEDMPVSGSSWLEGLRDTPASVIEKLSSEEFQMNATNEVRKILIKSVSSFPSKVSSSQTDSQMLPAKSTISLRHTDITAFEIVGSITNDMKSLFPPTESSTTLWQADSMLQQSDEKTSEYTEATPKGSQSGLEVSEKKIWTTAKTIYHNVKTKMRNYFTWQNQVKATTAQAKKTLSHILVSIQKELSKSDQTVTALSQIENVVGMMLKDVERVSSECGEEPIYQAPQRSSSSLSSSSARSKKSEWEYSLPGTPISSDLPESITQPIVRCSVIDMGKSTKPKTLVCDARESMSAIVDTIIKEVHPEEEGEVAFHPDLTAAIARLEELISQGRIGALSRDLTHQVNRIISESNLTPLVLTVAAGKSVSDTVLTELKRNDKTVGKPTAYKLVQLFAEESVKRLLLPSLVPSTASMSLATSAFSDTVSLFTKVMVSQVMDSVVSDEQSRGSSPTGTVTDIGSLLSGKSYPLPSFSAISMTTSGTSNAARGFEANIDAEERDTISSFGVPQSIVCDQNSTSPDVASLSTPSTDNFVGDDDFTGLISMLVVRLLSKIQTQTDLYPTDVTRTSQDLIPKVIAAFCAWSGCSETQAYPKNLKSHKVYSTVYKHLLKEFGSEKILQLAVSTQDSTFNRILVKSLSKELLHSCNEASRAASRTSFEATRPEALLMAEDVKATRGKLSFLQRLARLKFDLKPFMMGNKKDSKKNSRHSESKDQTTAEDIMLAHPGLPEGLPSTSQQEKPRKRPLLIRMFSTISIGLSKPFKQFSKQA is encoded by the exons ATGACTGTTATCGCAGAGATGGTGGGTGAATTGGAAAAAGAAGATCCGGAATTGGCTAAGGTTTTTCGAGAAGTGGCTGTGAAAGTTAAAATGTTGGCATCTGGCAGTGACCTTGTAGTGGAGCACCTGGATGTTGAAGACTCTCCTGTTCCAGAGGAGCTGAACATAACATGTACATCTTGCAAAGCAATGATGCAAAATCTTGGCACTCTGTTTAGTGTGAAGTTCAAGACCAAAGCCTCAAAGGCTGTGAGTGAAATTCTTGTGAGAAGGTTAATGAGCGATATCTCTGGTATGGTTCAACCTTCTCATTCGTTTAGTACCACTCCAAGCTTGATGAATGCATCTAGCCCATCTGACAGGATCCTTGATTCTGCGGCCACTGAGCTCATACAGACCAAAGTAGAATCAGAGGCATCAAAAATAATTGATAACTTTGTTGAAGATGTCAAGGACATTGTGCAGTATGCTGAATTAGATCAGCCAACAAGCACCCAGAGAGATACCCAAGTGGGACACTGTACGACAAAGCGGAAACCCTTCCATGCAGCTCGTAGACTCTGCGAGAGACTACAGGCAAAGCTGGAGACATTGTTCCTCAGAATGGGTGGAGCTCCAGTCCAAGGGGAAGAACTTATGGAAAAAGCTGACTCCAGTGCTGTGCTTCTGGAACATACTGACTCCAGTGCTGTGCTTCTGGAACATACTGACTCCAGTGATCTGCCTGTTTCAATCCTGAGCTTGCCTTCCCCATGTAGGAGTGAATCCCCTATATCAGAACGTAGTTCATCTTCTTTATCTGATGGATGTGATTCAACTGACTCTGTAGGAGAGAAAACACCAGAGCAACCTGAAACCAGTAAGAGTGAGGCAATACTGCAAGTGGTCAACTCAACGGGACTTGGTTCTCTCCGTAAATGCCAAAGTGAGAACTCTCAAccattactgtctctctgtaattCCAACATGGTGCCCTGCACCAAAGAGGTCTTGTCCCAGATTGTGACCATGTATAGGTCAGAGGTGGCAGATTTGGAATGCACATCATCTGTTGCAGAGGGTTCCTCTTACAACTCCCTTGAAGTCTGTGGCTTTTTGGACAGTGTCATGTCTTATCTAGAAGACATGCCTGTGTCTGGTTCTTCATGGTTGGAAGGATTAAGAGATACTCCAGCCTCAGTCATTGAGAAACTCTCCAGTGAGGAGTTCCAGATGAACGCTACCAACGAAGTGCGAAAAATACTGATCAAATCAGTCAGTAGCTTTCCCAGCAAAGTCAGTTCCAGCCAGACAGATTCTCAGATGTTGCCAGCAAAATCAACAATTTCCTTAAGGCATACAGATATAACTGCTTTTGAAATCGTTGGATCAATTACAAATGACATGAAGAGCCTTTTCCCACCCACAGAGTCTTCTACTACTCTATGGCAGGCAGACTCTATGCTTCAACAGAGTGATGAGAAAACCTCAGAGTACACTGAGGCCACACCCAAAGGCTCACAGTCTGGTTTGGAAGTATCTGAGAAGAAGATCTGGACAACTGCAAAGACTATTTACCACAATGTGAAGACAAAGATGAGGAATTATTTTACATGGCAAAATCAAGTcaaagcaacaacggctcaagcCAAAAAGACCCTCAGCCATATTCTGGTTTCAATTCAGAAAGAGCTGTCAAAATCTGACCAAACGGTGACTGCGCTTTCACAAATAGAGAATGTAGTTGGAATGATGCTGAAGGATGTTGAAAGGGTAAGCAGTGAATGTGGTGAGGAACCGATCTATCAAGCGCCACAGCGTTCTTCCTCCTCGTTGTCATCCTCATCTGCCAGATCAAAGAAGTCAGAGTGGGAATATTCACTCCCTGGCACTCCCATCTCTTCTGATTTACCAGAGAGTATTACTCAGCCCATTGTGAGATGCTCAGTCATCGACATGGGCAAATCTACTAAGCCAAAAACATTGGTGTGTGATGCCAGGGAAAGCATGTCTGCAATAGTGGATACCATCATAAAGGAGGTACAtccagaggaagaaggggaggttGCATTCCACCCTGATCTAACAGCTGCAATAGCAAGACTGGAGGAGCTCATATCTCAGGGTAGGATTGGTGCTCTCTCACGTGATCTTACTCACCAAGTCAACCGCATCATTTCTGAGAGCAACTTGACCCCTCTGGTTCTGACAGTGGCGGCTGGAAAGAGTGTATCCGATACAGTCCTTACTGAGCTGAAGAGGAATGACAAGACGGTGGGGAAGCCCACAGCTTACAAGCTGGTTCAGCTTTTTGCAGAGGAGTCTGTGAAGCGCCTCTTGCTTCCTAGCCTTGTGCCCTCTACAGCTTCAATGAGTTTGGCTACATCAGCATTTAGTGACACAGTCAGCCTGTTTACCAAAGTAATGGTAAGCCAGGTCATGGACTCTGTGGTTTCTGATGAACAAAGCAGAGGGTCATCTCCAACCGGAACTGTAACTGATATAGGCAGTCTACTGAGTGGTAAGTCCTACCCTCTGCCATCTTTCTCCGCCATCAGCATGACAACAAGTGGGACCTCCAATGCTGCACGAGGCTTTGAGGCCAACATAGATGCTGAGGAAAGGGATACCATCAGTTCTTTCGGTGTACCTCAGAGCATTGTTTGTGATCAGAATTCAACCAGCCCGGATGTTGCCTCGCTTTCAACCCCATCCACTGACAACTTCGTCGGTGATGATGACTTCACCGGCCTCATCAGCATGTTAGTGGTGAGACTTCTGTCAAAAATCCAAACCCAAACTGATCTGTACCCAACTGACGTCACACGCACGTCACAAGACCTGATTCCAAAAGTTATAGCTGCCTTCTGTGCATGGTCAGGCTGCTCTGAGACCCAAGCTTATCCCAAGAACCTGAAGAGTCACAAAGTATACAGCACCGTCTACAAACATCTGTTGAAGGAGTTTGGCTCAGAGAAAATACTCCAACTGGCCGTGTCGACTCAGGACTCCACATTCAATAGGATTCTTGTGAAGTCATTGAGCAAGGAGCTTCTCCATAGTTGTAACGAGGCATCAAGAGCAGCCTCAAGAACATCTTTCGAAGCCACCAGGCCAGAAGCTCTTCTCATGGCTGAAGATGTGAAGGCTACCAGAGGGAAGCTGTCTTTCCTACAAAGGCTTGCCAGACTGAAATTCGACTTAAAG CCATTCATGATGGGAAACAAGAAGGATTCCAAGAAGAATTCCCGCCATTCTGAATCCAAAGACCAGACTACTGCTGAAGATATCATGT TGGCACATCCTGGACTCCCAGAGggtcttccctccacctctcaacAGGAGAAGCCTCGCAAACGTCCCCTTCTAATCAGGATGTTTTCCACCATCTCCATAGGCCTATCCAAGCCATTCAAACAGTTTTCAAAGCAAGCTTAA
- the LOC135564499 gene encoding uncharacterized protein LOC135564499 isoform X6 gives MAVALFMMSSAQIYSDIDILLLIGMSVLQVAQREDGDPQREGKEVVEEEPVATPKEEAKKGRKAKRKRSGKKSRKLGTDNDAVSRNKHLDRGSVIELLEKKAVKAAFGPGNKDEMEYSYPILISFLRNLTDEQWQVIYKGLKNPMTKEQLAKLCKTIVTFIAQTTLQILLPALARVLGVKDFADDDTDSPKRGGSARSFAAFDQERLELIQEVRYLAKKMYKGGTGVQHLRSLTPSSKSHS, from the exons ATGGCTGTAGCTCTATTTATGATGTCCTCTGCACAGATCTACTCTGACATTGACATATTATTACTTATTGGAATGTCTGTCCTTCAGGTAGCACAGAGGGAGGATGGTGATCCTcagagggaaggaaaggaagttGTTGAGGAAGAACCGGTGGCCACGCCCAAAGAGGAGGCCAAGAAGGGAAGGAAG GCAAAAAGGAAGAGGAGTGGCAAGAAGTCAAGGAAGCTGGGCACTGACAACGATGCAG TCTCCAGGAATAAACACCTGGATAGAGGATCTGTAATTGAGCTCCTGGAGAAGAAAGCTGTTAAGGCTGCATTCGGCCCAGGCAACAAGGATGAGATGGAATACTCCTACCCAATCCTCATCTCATTCCTGCGCAATCTTACTGATGA GCAGTGGCAAGTGATCTACAAAGGACTAAAAAACCCT ATGACGAAGGAACAGCTTGCCAAATTGTGCAAGACAATTGTAACCTTCATCGCACAGACCACCCTGCAGATCCTGCTGCCAGCCCTGGCCCGCGTACTTGGGGTAAAGGACTTTGCTGACGACGACACTGACTCACCCAAGAGGGGTGGCAGTGCAAGATCCTTTGCTGCCTTTGATCAGGAAAGACTGGAGCTCATCCAGGAAGTTAGATATCTGGCGAAGAAAATGTATAAGGGCGGCACAGGGGTTCAACATCTCAGGTCCCTAACACCCTCTTCTAAGAG CCATTCATGA